The following are encoded in a window of Panicum virgatum strain AP13 chromosome 5N, P.virgatum_v5, whole genome shotgun sequence genomic DNA:
- the LOC120674306 gene encoding protein ASPARTIC PROTEASE IN GUARD CELL 1-like, translated as MRPPTLLPLAAAALLVLAAAPTPAASRHHRPAQAADTETLDVAASLSRARAALSTDAASLHQSAAAGKPKRRSPRPREGASSLTLRLHARDFLPGEQGRHESYRSLVLSRLRRDESRAAAVAARAALAADGVTRMDLRPANASTVFAASAAAIQGPVVSGVGQGSGEYFSRVGIGSPARQLYMVLDTGSDVTWVQCQPCADCYQQTDPVFDPSLSASYAAVSCDSPRCRDLDTAACRNATGACLYEVAYGDGSYTVGDFATETLTLGDSQPVGNVAIGCGHDNEGLFVGAAGLLALGGGPLSFPSQISATTFSYCLVDRDSPAASTLQFGDGAAEAGTVTAPLLRSPRTSTFYYVAMTGISVGGQPLSIPPSAFAMDAASGSGGVIVDSGTAVTRLQAAAYAALRDAFARGTPSLPRAPGVSLFDTCYDLSGRTSVEVPAVALRFEGGGALRLPAKNYLIPVDGAGTYCLAFAPTNAAVSIIGNVQQQGTRVSFDTAKGAVGFTPNKC; from the coding sequence ATGCGGCCGCCTACCCtcctcccgctcgccgccgccgccctcctcgtcctcgccgccgccccgacgcccgccgcctcccgccaccaccgccccgCGCAGGCGGCGGACACCGAGACGCTCGACGtcgccgcctccctctcccgcgcccgcgccgcgctctCCACCGATGCCGCCTCGCTGCAccagtccgccgccgccgggaagccgaagCGCCGGTCCCCGCGGCCGCGGGAGGGCGCCTCCTCGCTCACGCTGCGGCTCCACGCGCGGGACTTCCTGCCCGGGGAGCAGGGCCGGCACGAGAGCTACCGGTCCCTGGTGCtgtcccgcctccgccgcgacgagtcccgcgccgcggcggtggcggcgcgcgcggcgctggcggcggacgGGGTGACGCGCATGGACCTGCGCCCCGCCAACGCGTCGACGGTGttcgcggcctccgcggcggcgatccAGGGCCCCGTGGTGTCCGGCGTGGGGCAGGGCAGCGGCGAGTACTTCTCCCGCGTCGGGATCGGCAGCCCCGCGCGGCAGCTGTACATGGTGCTGGACACCGGCAGCGACGTCACCTGGGTGCAGTGCCAGCCCTGCGCCGACTGCTACCAGCAGACGGACCCCGTCTTCgacccctccctctccgcctcctACGCCGCCGTCTCCTGCGACTCCCCGCGCTGCCGGGACCTCGACACCGCCGCCTGCCGCAACGCCACGGGCGCCTGCCTCTACGAGGTGGCCTACGGCGACGGCTCCTACAccgtcggcgacttcgccaccgAGACGCTCACGCTGGGGGACTCGCAGCCCGTCGGCAACGTCGCCATCGGGTGCGGCCACGACAACGAGGGGCTCTTCGTCGGCGCCGCGGGGCTGCTCGCGCTCGGCGGGGGCCCGCTCTCCTTCCCGTCCCAGATCTCCGCCACCACTTTCTCCTACTGCCTCGTGGACCGCGACTCCCCCGCCGCGTCCACGCTCCAGTTCGGggacggcgccgccgaggccggcaCCGTGACGGCCCCGCTCCTCCGCAGCCCGCGCACGAGCACCTTCTACTACGTCGCCATGACCGGCATCTCCGTGGGCGGGCAGCCGCTGTCCATCCCGCCCTCCGCCTTCGCCATGGACGCCGCCTCGGGGTCGGGCGGCGTCATCGTCGACTCGGGCACCGCCGTCACGCGGCTCCAGGCCGCGGCCTACGCGGCGCTCCGCGACGCCTTCGCCCGGGGCACGCCGTcgctgccgcgcgcgcccggGGTGTCGCTGTTCGACACGTGCTACGACCTGTCGGGCCGGACGAGCGTGGAGGTGCCCGCGGTGGCGCTGCGgttcgagggcggcggcgcgctgcggCTGCCGGCGAAGAACTACCTGATCCCCGTGGACGGCGCCGGGACCTACTGCCTGGCGTTCGCGCCCACGAACGCCGCCGTGTCCATCATCGGGAACGTGCAGCAGCAGGGCACCCGCGTCAGCTTCGACACCGCCAAGGGCGCCGTCGGCTTCACGCCCAACAAGTGCTAG